From Dechloromonas sp. A34:
GTAGCGGTCGACCATGAAGTCCTTGCGCAAGACCGGCAGGGCGCAGGCGGCGCGGGCGGCCTGCAGGTATTCCGGAGCACCCTGGAAATATTGACGGTCGGTCAGCACAGACAGACAGGCGGCGCCGTGTGTCTCATAACTGCGGGCGATCTCGGCCGGCTGGAAGTCGGGGCGGATGACGCCTTTCGACGGGCTGGCCTTCTTGATCTCGGCAATCACCGCCGCCTGGCCGGCCGCGATCTTGTTGCGGATGGCGCCGACGAAATCGCGCGGCGCAGTTTGGGCGGCCGCCTCGGCCTCGACAACGGCAAGCGGCTTGGCGACCAACGCGGCGGCGATTTCCTGGCGCTTGGTGGCGACGATCTTGTTGAGGATGTCGCTCATGCGAATTGCTTGGTGCAGTTGATGAATTGTTCCAGCTTGGCGCGCGCCGCACCGGAGACGATCATTTCGAAGGCCTTGTCGACGCCGTCGGCCAGGGTGGGCGCCTGGCCGCTGATATAGACACTGGCACCAGCGTTGAGGGCGACGATGTCGCGGGCGGCGCCGAACTTGTTGTCGAGCGTGCCGAGCAACATGGCTTTCGACTCCTCGACGCTGGCCACCTGCAACACCTTCGGGTCATGCACCGGGAGATTGAACTGCTCGGGATGGATTTCGTATTCGTTAACCCGGCCGTCCTTCAGTTCGCCGACCAGGGTCGCGCCGGAGATCGAGATTTCGTCGAGGCCTTCGCGGCCAAACACGGTCAACGCCCGGGTGCTGCCCAGGCGTTGCAGCACGCGGACCTGGATGCCGACCAGATCGGGATGGAAGACGCCCATCACCTGCTGCGGCGCGTTGGCCGGATTGGTCAGCGGGCCAAGGATGTTGAAGATGGTCCGCACACCCAGCTCGCGGCGTACCGGCGCGGCGTGCTTCATGGCGCTGTGATGGTTGGGCGCGAACATGAAGCCGATACCGGTTTCGGCGATGCACTGGGCGACCTGCTCCGGCTTGAGATTGAGATTGACGCCGAGGGCCTCGAGCACATCGGCGCTGCCCGACTGGCTGGAGACCGAGCGCCCGCCATGCTTGGCGATCTGCGCCCCGGCCGCGGCAGCGACAAACATCGCGGCAGTGGAAATATTGAAGGTGTGGGCGCCATCGCCGCCAGTGCCGCAGGTATCGACCAGGCGGCTGGTATCGGCGAGCTCGACCTTGGTCGACAGTTCGCGCATGACGGTGGCGGCGGCGGCGATCTCGCCGATGGTTTCCTTCTTGACGCGCAGGCCGGTGATGATCGCTGCGATCATCACCGGCGTGACTTCGCCGCCCATGATCTGGCGCATCAGGGAAACCATTTCGTCGTGGAAAATTTCGCGGTGTTCGATCACGCGCTGGAGGGCGGCTTGCGGGGTCATTTCTTGAATTCGTCCAGGAAATTCTTGAGCAGATCGTGACCACGTTCGGTCAGGATCGATTCGGGGTGGAACTGCACGCCTTCGACGGCCAGCGTCTTGTGGCGGACGCCCATGATCTCGCCGTCGTCGGTCCAGGCGATGATCTCCAAGCAGTCTGGCAGAGATTCGCGCTCGATGGCCAGCGAGTGGTAGCGGGTGCAGGTCAGCGGATTGGGCAGCCCCTTGAAGACGCCGACGTCTTTGTGATGCACCGGCGACACCTTGCCATGCATCAGTTGCTTGGCATGCACGATCTTGCCGCCGAAGGCTTCGCCGATCGACTGGTGGCCGAGGCAGACGCCGAGCAGCGGAATCTTGCCGGCGAATTCGCGGATCGCCGCCAGCGAGATACCGGCCTGGGCCGGCGCGCAGGGACCGGGCGAAATGACCAGATATTCCGGCTTGAGGCGGGCGATATCGGCGACGGTAATGGCGTCGTTGCGGTAAACCTGCACTTCCTGACCCAGCTCGCCGAAATACTGGACGATGTTGTAGGTGAAGCTGTCGTAGTTATCCACCATCAGCAACATGTGGTGATTCCTTACTGAACACGGTAAACGCCAAATTCTACAACAAGCCCTCCGCCCCCGCCTTTGCACGACCGGATGAAGGCCATCTGCTTCGCTATCGGCGCGGCACTTTCAAGTTAAAATGCGCGCTTTCCCGCCGGACTCGCCCATGACCGCCGCCATTTCCATCCCCCCGCACAGCCTTTCCATCGTCGTTCCGTTCTACAACGAGGAAG
This genomic window contains:
- the trpD gene encoding anthranilate phosphoribosyltransferase, with the protein product MTPQAALQRVIEHREIFHDEMVSLMRQIMGGEVTPVMIAAIITGLRVKKETIGEIAAAATVMRELSTKVELADTSRLVDTCGTGGDGAHTFNISTAAMFVAAAAGAQIAKHGGRSVSSQSGSADVLEALGVNLNLKPEQVAQCIAETGIGFMFAPNHHSAMKHAAPVRRELGVRTIFNILGPLTNPANAPQQVMGVFHPDLVGIQVRVLQRLGSTRALTVFGREGLDEISISGATLVGELKDGRVNEYEIHPEQFNLPVHDPKVLQVASVEESKAMLLGTLDNKFGAARDIVALNAGASVYISGQAPTLADGVDKAFEMIVSGAARAKLEQFINCTKQFA
- a CDS encoding aminodeoxychorismate/anthranilate synthase component II; amino-acid sequence: MLLMVDNYDSFTYNIVQYFGELGQEVQVYRNDAITVADIARLKPEYLVISPGPCAPAQAGISLAAIREFAGKIPLLGVCLGHQSIGEAFGGKIVHAKQLMHGKVSPVHHKDVGVFKGLPNPLTCTRYHSLAIERESLPDCLEIIAWTDDGEIMGVRHKTLAVEGVQFHPESILTERGHDLLKNFLDEFKK